AAGTGTGGGGATTGTCTTCGTCATACTGTTCGATAAAACGGATCACTTCTTTCGTTATTGGTGTAGGCGTTGAAGCTCCGGATGTTACTGCAACGGTAGAGATTCCGTTGAGCCAGTCGGTGTTCAACTCGTTCACATTACTGATCCGGTAGGCATTTGTTCCGGCGATCGCTTTTGACACCTGCGCGAGTCGATTTGAATTATTACTTTTCGGGTCACCCACAACAATGAGCAGATCTGCATCTCCAGCCTGCTCAGCAACGGCTTCTTGCCGGGTCTGTGTGGCAAGGCAGATCTCGTTGTGAATTTCGGCAGATGGATACTTCGTTTTTGAAGCTTTCATAATGTCAGACACATCCCACTGGCTCATGGTGGTCTGATTGGTGATGACGATTTTCGATGATTGAATGTTCAACTGGTTTACGTCTTCGACGCTCTCCACAATATGGACGATGTCGGGCGCAACACCGGCAGCGCCTTCGGGTTCGGGGTGGCCTCGTTTGCCGACATAGATAACTTCATATCCGTCACTTTTCCGTTCGCGGATTAAATCGTGCGTTCGTGTTACATCAGGGCATGTGGCATCCACGGTTGTGAGCCCCTTGTCTCTTGCTTTACGACGAACTTCCGGAGATACGCCGTGGGCTGTATAAATGATAGTACCTTCATGGACCTGATCGAGAATCTCCAGACGATTTGGCCCGTCAAGCGTTATGATGCCATCTTCTTCAAAAGCGTCAGTGACATGTTTATTATGGACGATCATGCCAAGAATATATACAGGTTTTGGATACGCAGGGTTATTTGCTGTTTTTTTAGCGATGATCATAGCGTCGACGACACCATAACAATAGCCTCTGGGTGATATTTTGATCACATTCATGATGTGTGTCCTCCTCTTTACAGTGAACGGATATAGTTTTACACCGCATATCCATTATAAAGGGTATCATTTAAGTTGACAATCAATGAGAATGACCTTTCACAAAAGTGAAAGGTCATGTGTCCGACTGTTTTACCTGCTTGCAGGGATATATTCCTGAATAAATAATTTGGCATCTTCCTCGGAGAAACCGTCAATATTCCGAATTTCACTGACGAGAAATTGAGTTGCCCGTTCCAGGTTTTTTCTGTCTTCGATGTGCAGTCCATTGGTACGCTCTGCTTTTTTGGCATGCAATGCTGCAATAACTCTTGCTGCATCGTGGATGGAGCCGGTCTTTAACAGTGTCTCATTTTCTCGGGAATAAGGTTTTGCCGGTATGGTCTCTGTCAAAGTGCTTTCGTCAAAAAGCGCTTCAAGTACATCATCGAGTTCGCTCTTTGAAATGACAGGCCTGAGCCCAGATGCACCAATTTTATTTTCAGGCAGCATCAGAGTGACTTGATTTAAAGGGAAATAGACAACGAAATAGAGCAGTTTATTACCGAGTATTTCTTTTTCTTCGATCTTTTCAACACGTCCAGCTCCGTGATATGGGTACACCACGTAGTCTCCTAATGAGAACATTCATATCCCTCCACTATATCGTCATTTAATCTATTATAACACAAATAAAGATAAAACGTTAAATTTTACTACTGAAAACTGCAGACGTCAATAAAAGAGTGTTAATTCATCAATAAAAAAACAATCGGGTTTCTGAGAATTCAAGTAGCTATTCATGATTGATTCATGATAAAATTAAAATTTGAGCAGATTGTTTTGAGAATAGAAAGAGGGTAGTATTCATGACACACAATTTTGAACGTTTTCGCCTTGCACCATTTTTAATTCGAGGTTTGGAAAAAGAGGGGATTACTCTTCCCACTGAAATACAAGAACGGATAATTCCTTCCGTGAACAAAGGAGAAGATGTGATCGGACGGTCACAAACAGGTACAGGGAAAACGCTGGCTTTTATTCTGCCGCTTTTAACCCGGATCGATGCATCCAAGCAGGAGACCCAGGTCATCATCACAGCGCCGACGCGTGAACTGGCTTCACAACTTTATGATGTTCTGAAGCATTTCTCAGCATTCAGCGAGACGCCAATAACCAGTCAGTTAATTATTGGTGGGACAGATCGGAATCGCATGCTTGAGAAGGTAAAACAACAGCCGCATATCGTTGTCGGAACACCTGGACGGATTCTCGACATGATGAAAGAAAAATCACTGAATCCATGGACGGTATCGTCTTTAGTAGTGGATGAGGCAGATCAGATGCTTGACATGGGCTTTCTTGAAGAGGTCGATCAGATCGCATCCATGATGGATGAAAAGCTTCAGTTGCTTGTTTTTTCAGCGACCATCCCTGAGAGTTTGAAGCCATTTTTGAAGAAATACATGAACAATCCAAAAGAAGTGGAAGTGCAGCCGAAACAGACGGCGCCATCAGAAATTGCACACTGGCTGATTCCAGACAGAGATCGGGATCGTAAAGACATACTCATTAACATTGCGAAAGACCTGAATCCTTACTTGGCAATTATTTTCACGAACACGAAGGACTCTGCAGACGAAGTGTTTCATCGCATGCATGCTGAAGGCTTTAATGTAGACTGTATACATGGCGACATTCAGCCACGTCAGCGGAAAAAGGTCCTTAAGAAATTGCAGACAGCCGAAATTCAATATCTTGTGGCAACTGATCTTGTAGCAAGAGGGATGGATATCAAGGGCGTTTCGCATATCATTAATTATGAGATTCCAAAAGAACTGGAGTACTACGTGCACCGCGTCGGTCGTACGGCAAGAGCAGGCTGGGACGGCATTGCCATCACCTTCTATGGTCGGAATGATCAGGAAGCGATTGAAAAACTGGAAGCAAAAGGTTTGAGTTTTTCTTATCGTGAATTCAAAAAAGGTCGTTGGGTAACCATACAGAAGCGGGAAAAACCGGCGAATACCAATGAAAAACTTACGGTGAAAGCGAAAGGCATGCTTAAAAAACCGAAGAAAGTAAAACCAGCTTATAAAAAGAAAGCTAAATTCAAGGTTGAAAAGGAAATGAAACGAAATCGCCGGATCAAAAGCCGGCATAAGAAATAAACAAAAGGTGTGATGACAATGTGGTTAGGTTCGCATGTATCCATGAGTGGCAAGAAAATGCTTCTGCAAGCCAGTGAAGAAGCTGCCTCCTATAACAGTACAACATTTATGATTTACACCGGTGCGCCGCAGAATACTCGTCGAAAAGCGATTGAGGATCTGAATATTGAAGCCGGAAGGCAACATATGAAAGAAAACGGTATAGACCATATCGTGGTTCATGCTCCATATATTATTAATATAGCGAATACGACGAAACCGGAGACGTTCCGGTTGGGCGTCGATTTCCTCAA
This Salisediminibacterium beveridgei DNA region includes the following protein-coding sequences:
- a CDS encoding 4-hydroxy-3-methylbut-2-enyl diphosphate reductase, with the translated sequence MNVIKISPRGYCYGVVDAMIIAKKTANNPAYPKPVYILGMIVHNKHVTDAFEEDGIITLDGPNRLEILDQVHEGTIIYTAHGVSPEVRRKARDKGLTTVDATCPDVTRTHDLIRERKSDGYEVIYVGKRGHPEPEGAAGVAPDIVHIVESVEDVNQLNIQSSKIVITNQTTMSQWDVSDIMKASKTKYPSAEIHNEICLATQTRQEAVAEQAGDADLLIVVGDPKSNNSNRLAQVSKAIAGTNAYRISNVNELNTDWLNGISTVAVTSGASTPTPITKEVIRFIEQYDEDNPHTWDTTSTVKLSKILPKVRRDEMPKRAEQEI
- a CDS encoding CarD family transcriptional regulator, producing the protein MFSLGDYVVYPYHGAGRVEKIEEKEILGNKLLYFVVYFPLNQVTLMLPENKIGASGLRPVISKSELDDVLEALFDESTLTETIPAKPYSRENETLLKTGSIHDAARVIAALHAKKAERTNGLHIEDRKNLERATQFLVSEIRNIDGFSEEDAKLFIQEYIPASR
- a CDS encoding DEAD/DEAH box helicase — translated: MTHNFERFRLAPFLIRGLEKEGITLPTEIQERIIPSVNKGEDVIGRSQTGTGKTLAFILPLLTRIDASKQETQVIITAPTRELASQLYDVLKHFSAFSETPITSQLIIGGTDRNRMLEKVKQQPHIVVGTPGRILDMMKEKSLNPWTVSSLVVDEADQMLDMGFLEEVDQIASMMDEKLQLLVFSATIPESLKPFLKKYMNNPKEVEVQPKQTAPSEIAHWLIPDRDRDRKDILINIAKDLNPYLAIIFTNTKDSADEVFHRMHAEGFNVDCIHGDIQPRQRKKVLKKLQTAEIQYLVATDLVARGMDIKGVSHIINYEIPKELEYYVHRVGRTARAGWDGIAITFYGRNDQEAIEKLEAKGLSFSYREFKKGRWVTIQKREKPANTNEKLTVKAKGMLKKPKKVKPAYKKKAKFKVEKEMKRNRRIKSRHKK